In Notamacropus eugenii isolate mMacEug1 chromosome 1, mMacEug1.pri_v2, whole genome shotgun sequence, one genomic interval encodes:
- the GINS3 gene encoding LOW QUALITY PROTEIN: DNA replication complex GINS protein PSF3 (The sequence of the model RefSeq protein was modified relative to this genomic sequence to represent the inferred CDS: deleted 2 bases in 1 codon), protein MSGTATFCLSSKQFCTWRKLTKKSSGSYWLHRAQSASAGRLLWPGRIDDCRRRIDCSCLVRHSRRVATRSGSFNGRGCLRSCTVRHRARWVFLRRLDRIGESAAMSEAYFPVESGALGPEENFLSLDDILMSHEKLPARTETLLPRLGGLFLERSSSGGSGGESEPGIPEGSKLEIPLWLAKGLYDNKRRILSVELPKIYKEGWRTVFSADANVVDLHKMGPHYYAFGSQLLHFDSPENPDVSLSLLQTFIGRFRRIMDSSQNAYNEDTSGLVARLDELERGLFQTGQKGLNDFQSWEKGQASQITASSLVQNYKKRKFTDLES, encoded by the exons ATGTCTGGGACTGctactttttgtctttcttctaaACAATTCTGCACTTGGCGAAAGTTAACGAAGAAGAGCTCTGGGTCCTATTGGCTCCATAGAGCCCAGAGCGCCTCTGCGGGCCGATTGCTTTGGCCTGGGAGAATCGATGATTGCCGGAGGCGGATAGATTGCTCCTGCCTAGTCCGCCACTCGCGCCGGGTC GCGACTAGAAGCGGGAGTTTCAACGGGCGGGGGTGTCTCCGCTCCTGTACCGTCCGCCACCGGGCTCGCTGGGTGTTCCTGCGCCGTCTAGACAGAATCGGAGAGAGCGCCGCCATGTCCGAGGCCTATTTCCCTGTGGAGTCGGGGGCTCTGGGGCCCGAGGAGAACTTCCTGTCCCTTGACGACATCCTGATGTCGCACGAGAAGTTACCTGCCCGCACCGAGACGCTCCTGCCCCGCCTGGGAGGCCTCTTTTTGGAGCGcagcagcagcggaggcagcggCGGAGAAAGCGAGCCCGGCATCCCGGAG GGCTCAAAATTGGAAATCCCTCTGTGGCTGGCAAAAGGACTTTATGACAACAAAAGACGAATCCTTTCTGTGGAGCTCCCCAAGATTTATAAAGAGGGGTGGAGGACAGTGTTCAGTGCTGATGCCAACGTGGTTGACCTCCATAAAATGGGCCCTCACTACTATGCCTTTGGTTCTCAGCTCCTGCATTTTGACAGTCCAGAGAACCCAGATGTGTCTCTTTCACTCTTACAG ACATTTATTGGCCGTTTTCGGCGCATCATGGACTCCTCTCAGAATGCCTACAATGAAGACACCTCCGGCCTGGTAGCTCGGCTGGATGAGCTGGAGCGGGGCTTGTTTCAAACAGGCCAGAAAGGATTGAATGACTTTCAGAGCTGGGAGAAGGGTCAAGCTTCTCAGATCACAGCTTCTAGCCTGGTTCAGAATtacaagaagagaaaattcaCTGACTTGGAAAGCTGA